In Nitrospinota bacterium, the following are encoded in one genomic region:
- a CDS encoding ARMT1-like domain-containing protein: MKTYLECIPCFFKQALIASQIAGADEVTQKKVLDKLSQMIPDFSLEQKPPEMGKDIYALVRDVTGNPDPFKEIKYRFNKIALNLYPNLKKKVKESKDPLLTAIRLSIAGNVIDYGTPNSFNVDDEIDDTLKKDFAIFDYEKFKNSLTSTSQILYLADNAGEVVFDKILIEELNKEIIYVVRDEPIINDALIEDALFCEMDKVAKIISSGSDAPGTILEYCSKDFLEIYKNSKFVISKGQGNFEALSEETKPIFFLFKTKCYCSAKDVGCNIGDIILKSAL; this comes from the coding sequence ATGAAGACATATTTAGAGTGTATACCCTGTTTTTTCAAACAGGCCCTTATAGCCAGTCAAATTGCAGGCGCGGATGAGGTTACTCAGAAAAAGGTTCTCGATAAACTTTCTCAGATGATTCCAGATTTCAGCCTCGAACAAAAGCCACCTGAAATGGGAAAAGATATCTATGCCCTTGTTAGAGACGTTACAGGAAACCCGGACCCCTTCAAAGAAATAAAATATCGATTTAATAAAATTGCTCTTAACCTCTACCCCAACCTGAAGAAAAAGGTTAAAGAGTCAAAAGATCCTCTGCTGACAGCAATAAGACTATCGATTGCAGGTAATGTAATCGATTATGGAACGCCAAACTCCTTTAATGTTGACGATGAAATAGATGATACCCTCAAAAAAGATTTTGCTATTTTCGACTATGAAAAATTTAAAAACTCTCTGACGAGCACATCACAGATCCTCTATCTGGCAGACAATGCTGGAGAGGTGGTGTTTGATAAAATATTGATCGAAGAATTGAATAAAGAAATCATATACGTAGTTAGAGATGAGCCGATAATCAATGATGCTTTGATAGAAGATGCGCTCTTTTGTGAAATGGATAAAGTTGCTAAGATTATCAGCAGCGGCTCAGATGCCCCTGGTACAATTTTGGAGTACTGCTCAAAGGATTTTTTAGAAATCTATAAAAATTCAAAATTTGTAATAAGCAAAGGACAGGGAAACTTTGAAGCCCTCTCAGAAGAGACCAAGCCTATATTCTTCCTCTTTAAGACCAAGTGTTACTGCAGCGCAAAAGATGTGGGGTGTAATATCGGTGACATCATATTAAAATCAGCCCTATAA
- a CDS encoding response regulator, which produces MKIRCLVLEDELGIQNFLKELFKQRSYEVSFYKSPIICPLYHNHDSCCNRKERCRDIGIFDNHMPGMKGIDFFELQLKKGCKAIKENTAIMSGNFSEEDIKKAETLGCKVFKKPFSLKELERWLDECERRVNQEQNSSQ; this is translated from the coding sequence ATGAAGATAAGATGTCTCGTTCTTGAAGACGAATTAGGAATACAAAACTTCTTAAAGGAACTTTTTAAACAAAGGAGTTATGAAGTTAGTTTTTACAAATCTCCGATTATATGTCCTCTCTATCATAACCACGATTCATGCTGCAACCGTAAAGAAAGATGTAGGGACATAGGTATATTTGATAATCATATGCCCGGGATGAAAGGTATAGACTTCTTTGAGCTTCAATTAAAAAAGGGCTGCAAGGCAATCAAAGAAAATACAGCCATCATGTCAGGGAATTTTTCAGAAGAAGATATCAAAAAAGCAGAAACTCTGGGATGTAAGGTTTTCAAAAAGCCCTTTAGTCTTAAAGAATTAGAAAGATGGTTGGATGAGTGTGAGCGGCGTGTCAATCAAGAACAAAATTCTTCCCAATAA
- a CDS encoding DUF5320 domain-containing protein yields MYGRGRGLGYRWSRAVPSGYSYVGPCLCGFGPHAFFQDSTGRMAHASHVYSFGPVPPPSATKEDLEYELKILKDEKAELEKRLGEIEKELKKEEK; encoded by the coding sequence ATGTATGGCAGAGGAAGAGGTTTAGGATATAGATGGTCTAGAGCAGTTCCTTCAGGCTATTCTTATGTAGGGCCCTGTCTATGTGGGTTTGGACCCCATGCTTTTTTCCAAGATTCAACTGGTCGAATGGCCCATGCTTCCCATGTATACAGCTTTGGTCCTGTCCCTCCTCCATCAGCTACAAAAGAAGACCTTGAGTATGAACTAAAGATCCTAAAGGATGAAAAAGCCGAACTTGAAAAGAGACTGGGTGAAATAGAAAAAGAGCTCAAAAAGGAGGAGAAATAG
- a CDS encoding DUF134 domain-containing protein has protein sequence MVRPRKNRFVWGKPILTSFRPGGIRISQTEYLTLSVDEFEAIRLADFEGLYQEEAAKMMKISRQTFGRILQEAHRKIAESLVQGKLLKIEGGNYVMSEGFFYCRDCENRWVMESKNNIPQECPECKNTSIRMIRKGQPFRWRFGRGRGPRRGHGPPWR, from the coding sequence ATGGTACGTCCAAGAAAAAATAGATTTGTATGGGGAAAACCTATTTTAACCTCTTTTAGACCAGGAGGTATAAGAATCTCTCAAACAGAATATCTAACTCTAAGTGTTGATGAATTTGAGGCTATAAGACTGGCAGACTTTGAAGGTCTTTATCAGGAAGAGGCGGCAAAGATGATGAAGATTTCTAGGCAAACCTTTGGAAGAATCCTGCAAGAGGCTCATAGAAAAATAGCAGAATCTCTTGTTCAGGGAAAACTTTTAAAGATCGAAGGCGGTAATTATGTCATGTCTGAAGGGTTCTTCTATTGTCGTGATTGCGAAAATAGATGGGTTATGGAATCCAAAAATAATATCCCCCAAGAATGCCCTGAATGCAAAAATACATCAATACGTATGATAAGAAAAGGTCAACCCTTCCGCTGGAGATTTGGGAGAGGCCGAGGCCCAAGAAGAGGTCATGGTCCTCCATGGAGATAA
- a CDS encoding cytochrome c3 family protein — protein sequence MILFFGSGFLKSPYAPVQPIEFSHKIHAGNYELACLYCHSYANRSSYAGIPSVQRCMGCHKITAQNKPEVKKIHEYWNKKEPIPWVRVYKVPDFVYFTHRRHVNKGINCTTCHGEVEKMEKIQKVSSLKMGWCVKCHKENQVSRDCLICHK from the coding sequence GTGATTCTTTTTTTTGGTTCTGGCTTTTTAAAAAGTCCTTATGCTCCAGTCCAACCTATAGAATTCAGTCATAAGATACATGCTGGCAACTACGAGTTGGCCTGCTTATACTGCCATTCCTATGCAAATCGTTCCTCTTATGCAGGTATCCCTTCAGTGCAGAGATGCATGGGTTGCCATAAGATTACAGCCCAGAATAAACCAGAGGTAAAAAAGATTCATGAATACTGGAACAAAAAAGAGCCTATTCCATGGGTAAGGGTATATAAGGTTCCTGATTTTGTTTACTTTACTCACAGAAGACACGTTAACAAGGGTATTAATTGCACAACTTGTCACGGTGAAGTAGAAAAGATGGAGAAGATTCAAAAGGTTTCGTCATTGAAAATGGGCTGGTGTGTGAAATGCCATAAGGAAAATCAAGTAAGCAGGGACTGTCTTATCTGTCATAAATAA
- a CDS encoding molybdopterin-dependent oxidoreductase has product MRFSLNRRNFLKMLGFGSASTALSGCSSEPIDKIIPYLIPPEESVPGVADWYATVCRECPSGCGLLAKLREGRPIKVEGNPHHPVNRGGLCMRGQASLQSLFNPDRIRTPMIKRESGDFQTISWKDAEKEILDILKTKIDQQKTDEIAVITPLITGSLERLLKKWMDAFHIKNHLIHEPISYEDIKEANRIVFSKAEIPLYSIEESEMILSFGADFLETWISPVEYSKAFGNMKRADMKRQFIYIGQRMSLTAANADEWISLKPGTEKALILGLIHFILKEKLHADLPFLEREVIKELVKDFSLDRVSSYTGVSQQTIERIGKEFSKANPGLALGGGIAVKGLYATDISVAVNLLNYICGNIGRTVRFGHEIGIGRVNPYRDMLRLIESIEQSRLKVILLYNVNLVYNLPDSSGFQEAIKRIPHVISISQFMDDTAKEANLIIPSSMSFEEWGDYMPRKGVFGLQQPVIKPLFESRGFGDILLSLVRSIDEKQKGQIPWNNFHDYLKDSWKGIHKDLSPEIGFDHFWEGSLRRGGVFRAETDKEVKLSTKVSLDSKIDLKDKEDEKSSTLLLYPSIKYFDGRGANKPLLQEISDPLSKIAWDTYLEMNPETAVALKVLEGDFVSVESKDGRMELPVHIYEGIRKDVVAVPLGLGHIEYGRYAKQRGVNPVKLLSKKTEEISGGVIWSPILVKIERINKKKSLASTQGGRRQFGRRIAQALFFSIGKGILHLKGEKDIKKEKKRDLYKAHPYKDHKWGMVIDLNACIGCNACVAACYMENNIGIVGEREVIRGREMEWIRIEKYVENRGDELDVRFVPMLCQHCENAPCEPVCPVYAAYHNPEGLNAQIYNRCVGTRYCSNNCPYKVRRFNWFSHSWPKPLNWQLNPDVTVREVGVMEKCTFCIQRIREKKEVAKEEGRRLRDGEIIPACAQTCPTEAIIFGDLKDPKSRVSKLWNSQRGYRVLEEINTKPSVVYLKKIKREI; this is encoded by the coding sequence GTGAGGTTCTCTTTAAACAGAAGAAATTTTTTGAAAATGCTCGGTTTTGGAAGTGCTTCGACAGCTTTGAGTGGTTGCAGTTCTGAACCGATTGATAAGATTATTCCTTACTTGATCCCCCCAGAAGAGTCGGTCCCAGGGGTTGCTGATTGGTATGCTACTGTTTGCAGAGAATGTCCTTCAGGATGCGGTCTTCTTGCGAAGCTGAGAGAAGGGAGACCTATAAAGGTTGAAGGAAATCCTCATCATCCTGTGAACAGAGGTGGTTTGTGTATGCGAGGGCAGGCATCCTTACAAAGCCTCTTCAATCCTGATCGTATTAGAACACCCATGATAAAAAGAGAGAGTGGTGATTTTCAAACAATATCCTGGAAGGATGCTGAAAAAGAGATATTAGATATTTTAAAGACTAAAATAGATCAGCAAAAAACTGATGAAATAGCTGTGATAACCCCTCTCATTACAGGTAGCCTTGAGAGGCTTCTAAAAAAATGGATGGATGCCTTTCATATTAAAAACCATCTGATTCATGAGCCCATTTCATATGAGGATATTAAAGAAGCCAATAGGATTGTTTTTTCAAAGGCCGAAATACCCCTTTACTCAATTGAAGAGTCAGAAATGATTCTCTCGTTTGGAGCTGATTTTCTTGAGACATGGATTTCTCCGGTAGAGTATTCAAAGGCCTTTGGAAATATGAAACGAGCGGATATGAAGAGACAATTTATCTATATCGGACAGAGAATGTCACTTACCGCTGCTAATGCTGATGAGTGGATAAGTCTCAAGCCCGGTACAGAGAAAGCTCTTATTTTGGGTCTTATTCATTTTATTTTGAAAGAAAAACTGCATGCTGATCTTCCTTTTCTTGAGCGAGAGGTGATTAAAGAGCTCGTAAAAGATTTCTCATTGGATAGGGTTTCTTCTTATACGGGAGTCTCCCAGCAAACCATAGAAAGAATAGGAAAAGAGTTTTCTAAAGCAAATCCTGGACTGGCTTTAGGCGGTGGGATAGCTGTAAAAGGGCTTTATGCCACAGATATCTCAGTGGCTGTAAATCTCCTAAATTATATATGTGGGAATATTGGAAGAACAGTTCGTTTCGGCCATGAAATCGGTATTGGCAGGGTTAATCCATACAGAGATATGCTAAGATTAATTGAATCCATAGAGCAATCGAGACTAAAGGTCATTCTTCTGTATAATGTTAATCTTGTGTATAACCTTCCTGATTCTTCAGGTTTTCAAGAGGCTATAAAACGGATTCCTCATGTCATCTCCATTTCTCAGTTCATGGATGATACAGCAAAAGAGGCAAATCTTATTATTCCATCTTCTATGTCCTTTGAAGAATGGGGTGATTATATGCCCAGGAAAGGGGTTTTTGGGCTTCAACAGCCAGTGATAAAACCACTTTTCGAATCAAGGGGTTTTGGGGATATTCTTCTAAGCCTTGTTAGATCAATTGATGAAAAACAAAAAGGACAAATCCCATGGAACAATTTTCATGATTATCTCAAAGACTCCTGGAAAGGAATTCACAAAGACTTATCTCCAGAAATTGGATTTGACCATTTTTGGGAAGGGAGTCTCAGGAGGGGAGGGGTCTTTAGGGCTGAAACCGACAAAGAGGTCAAGCTCTCAACCAAAGTATCTTTGGATTCTAAGATAGATTTGAAAGATAAAGAGGATGAAAAATCCTCTACCCTTCTTCTCTATCCTTCCATTAAATATTTTGATGGCAGAGGAGCAAACAAGCCTCTGCTTCAGGAGATTTCTGATCCCCTTTCCAAGATTGCCTGGGATACATATTTGGAGATGAACCCAGAGACAGCTGTTGCTCTAAAGGTTCTGGAGGGAGATTTTGTATCTGTTGAGTCAAAGGATGGAAGGATGGAACTCCCCGTTCACATTTATGAAGGGATAAGAAAGGATGTTGTGGCCGTTCCTCTTGGATTAGGTCATATAGAATATGGAAGATATGCAAAGCAAAGAGGGGTAAATCCCGTTAAGCTTTTGTCAAAGAAGACAGAAGAAATTTCCGGAGGAGTGATATGGTCGCCTATACTTGTCAAGATAGAAAGAATTAATAAGAAAAAATCATTGGCATCAACGCAGGGAGGCCGAAGGCAGTTTGGGAGAAGGATAGCTCAGGCACTCTTTTTTAGCATTGGAAAAGGAATTCTCCACCTCAAGGGAGAAAAAGATATTAAAAAAGAAAAAAAGAGGGATCTCTATAAAGCTCATCCTTACAAGGATCACAAGTGGGGTATGGTGATTGATCTCAATGCCTGTATTGGTTGCAATGCCTGTGTTGCTGCTTGCTATATGGAAAATAATATTGGTATTGTAGGAGAGAGGGAAGTGATACGAGGGAGGGAAATGGAATGGATAAGGATAGAAAAATATGTTGAAAATAGGGGAGATGAGCTTGATGTAAGATTTGTACCGATGTTATGCCAGCATTGTGAAAATGCACCTTGCGAACCAGTTTGCCCGGTTTATGCGGCATATCACAATCCTGAAGGTTTGAATGCCCAGATATACAACCGCTGCGTTGGCACGCGTTACTGCTCTAATAACTGCCCCTACAAGGTTCGAAGGTTTAACTGGTTTTCCCATTCATGGCCAAAACCTCTTAATTGGCAGTTAAATCCTGATGTAACAGTAAGGGAGGTAGGGGTTATGGAGAAATGCACCTTTTGCATACAGAGGATAAGAGAAAAGAAAGAAGTTGCAAAAGAAGAGGGAAGAAGGCTCAGAGATGGAGAGATCATACCAGCCTGCGCACAGACATGTCCCACAGAAGCCATTATATTTGGAGACCTGAAAGACCCAAAGAGCAGGGTTTCCAAACTTTGGAATAGCCAAAGAGGCTACAGGGTTCTTGAAGAAATTAATACAAAGCCTTCTGTGGTTTATCTGAAGAAGATAAAACGAGAGATTTAG
- the nrfD gene encoding NrfD/PsrC family molybdoenzyme membrane anchor subunit, with amino-acid sequence MKYSKDITYGKVNTDILKTLERPGKIYYFLLFIALSVFSLGFFAWVYQIYAGIGVAGITHPVAWGIYITNFVFWVGIAHSGTLISAILYLFRVRWRNSIYRSAEAMTVFAIMTAGLFPIIHLGRSWYFYYLVPYPSQTMLWPNFRSPLIWDVFAVTTYFIISFIFLYMGLLPDIAAVRDKAKGFKKKIYSLISLGWSGTDREWRHHSSAYLFLAAMATPLVVSVHSVVSWDFAMSIVPGWHSTIFAPYFVAGAIHSGLAMVLILLIPLRKVFKLEEYITQKHFENLAKIIIFTGLIVAYSYATEFFIAWYSNNIYEQEIFKYRVIGDYAIYFWIMVIFNTIVPLLFFFKKMRTTTVSLLIISILINIGMWFERLVIIVTSLAHEYIPFSWGLYRPTWVEIAILAGGFAFFALLFLLFVKVLPAVSISEIKEQIEPPRKGES; translated from the coding sequence ATGAAATATAGCAAAGATATCACCTATGGAAAAGTCAACACAGATATCTTGAAGACTTTGGAAAGGCCGGGGAAGATCTATTATTTTTTACTCTTTATAGCCCTTTCGGTCTTTAGCCTTGGTTTTTTTGCATGGGTCTACCAGATATACGCAGGTATTGGTGTTGCAGGGATTACTCATCCTGTTGCGTGGGGGATTTATATAACCAACTTTGTTTTCTGGGTTGGTATTGCCCATTCAGGAACCCTTATCTCTGCAATACTCTATCTCTTCAGGGTCAGGTGGAGGAACTCTATTTACAGGAGTGCGGAGGCCATGACCGTTTTTGCGATAATGACCGCAGGCTTATTTCCAATCATACATCTTGGAAGGAGCTGGTATTTCTATTATCTTGTTCCCTATCCCTCCCAAACCATGTTGTGGCCCAATTTCAGATCCCCTCTTATCTGGGACGTCTTTGCTGTCACTACCTATTTTATTATCAGCTTTATCTTCCTTTATATGGGACTGCTGCCTGATATCGCAGCTGTAAGGGATAAGGCTAAAGGATTTAAAAAGAAGATTTATTCTCTCATATCACTGGGATGGAGCGGAACTGACAGGGAATGGAGACATCACTCAAGTGCCTATCTCTTCTTGGCTGCCATGGCAACTCCTCTTGTTGTCTCTGTTCACAGCGTTGTATCCTGGGATTTTGCCATGTCTATTGTCCCGGGATGGCATAGCACCATCTTTGCCCCCTATTTTGTTGCCGGAGCTATCCATTCGGGATTGGCAATGGTTTTAATCCTGCTGATTCCCTTAAGAAAGGTCTTTAAATTGGAAGAATATATTACTCAGAAACACTTCGAAAATCTGGCAAAGATTATTATCTTTACAGGGCTTATTGTAGCTTATTCCTATGCTACGGAATTCTTTATTGCCTGGTACAGTAATAATATCTATGAACAGGAAATATTTAAATATAGAGTCATAGGGGATTATGCGATTTATTTCTGGATCATGGTTATTTTTAACACAATTGTTCCTCTCCTTTTCTTTTTTAAGAAAATGAGGACAACTACGGTCTCTCTTCTCATTATTTCTATTCTGATCAATATTGGGATGTGGTTCGAGCGTCTCGTTATTATTGTAACATCTCTTGCTCATGAATATATTCCATTTTCATGGGGACTCTACAGGCCCACATGGGTTGAAATAGCTATATTGGCGGGTGGTTTTGCCTTTTTTGCCTTGTTGTTCCTTCTTTTTGTGAAGGTTTTACCAGCGGTTTCTATTAGCGAAATCAAAGAACAAATCGAACCGCCCAGGAAAGGGGAATCATAA
- a CDS encoding DUF3341 domain-containing protein, which yields MKRRASGVLGIFSHLDLVVKTIKRLKEEGHQDLRVSSPAPFHEIEEVLESRVSPVRFFALIGGILGALSGFALTIGTSVSWPLITGGKPIISIPPFLIIVFELTILFGGVGTLIGVFLNAKLPKISLDTTYDPRFSEDLFGVFVSCPKEKFHSIAEILKSSGAEEVRFEED from the coding sequence ATGAAAAGAAGAGCTTCAGGAGTATTAGGAATCTTTTCTCATCTCGATTTGGTTGTGAAAACCATTAAGAGACTCAAAGAGGAAGGCCATCAAGACTTAAGGGTAAGCTCGCCAGCACCTTTCCATGAGATTGAGGAGGTCTTAGAGTCTCGTGTTAGTCCTGTTAGGTTTTTTGCTTTAATAGGGGGGATATTGGGTGCACTAAGTGGATTTGCCCTGACTATTGGAACCTCTGTTTCTTGGCCATTGATAACAGGAGGAAAGCCAATCATTTCTATCCCTCCCTTTTTAATCATCGTATTTGAGCTCACAATACTCTTTGGGGGTGTTGGGACCTTAATCGGGGTTTTCTTGAATGCAAAGCTTCCCAAAATATCTCTTGATACGACTTATGACCCAAGGTTTTCTGAGGATCTCTTTGGTGTCTTTGTTTCCTGCCCAAAAGAAAAATTTCATTCAATTGCAGAGATCTTAAAATCATCAGGTGCTGAGGAGGTTCGGTTTGAAGAGGATTAG